The following are encoded together in the Synchiropus splendidus isolate RoL2022-P1 chromosome 7, RoL_Sspl_1.0, whole genome shotgun sequence genome:
- the LOC128762798 gene encoding uncharacterized protein LOC128762798: MKVFCCVLLLVAGLALGTSAPAHEDCQEHTKVMPLSDLSKLHGKMNFIMGFNGHKLERHVVELMNSGTIHLAAAEHGGVILTQELKVNGTCMHLVINATIEHDTAVGNIMDVLTNRYTLYESPDGTLVTAVNSTHTKAKTFLKRFSVDKEFDGEDELNTRSFYVFANEKVVSDETKEHFKKQAACLGFHDPPSFIYDGVTDICPPPETH; encoded by the exons ATGAAGGTGTTTTGCTGTGTTCTGCTCCTGGTTGCGGGGCTCGCTCTCGGCACCTCAGCCCCAGCACATGAGGACTGTCAAGAGCACACCAAGGTCATGCCTTTGAGCGACCTCTCTAAG CTGCACGGCAAGATGAACTTCATCATGGGCTTCAATGGTCACAAACTTGAGAGACATGTCGTGGAGCTCATGAATAGTGGCACGATCCACTTGGCAGCAGCAGAGCACGGCGGTGTTATTCTGACTCAGGAGCTCAAAGT AAATGGAACCTGCATGCACCTTGTTATCAATGCCACTATCGAACATGATACAGCAGTTGGTAATATCA TGGACGTTCTTACCAACCGGTACACACTGTACGAAAGCCCTGACGGCACCTTGGTGACGGCTGTGAACAGCACCCACACAAAGGCCAAGACTTTCCTGAAAAGGTTCTCTGTTGATAAAGAGTTCGATGGGGAGGATGAGCTCAACACCCGATCTTTTTATGTGTTTG CTAATGAGAAAGTTGTGAGTGATGAAACAAAGGAGCACTTCAAGAAGCAGGCGGCCTGCCTTGGCTTCCACGACCCACCCTCCTTCATCTATGACGGCGTGACAG ATATATGTCCACCACCTGAAACCCACTAG
- the cdc45 gene encoding cell division control protein 45 homolog isoform X2 — protein MFVSDIRKEFYEVVVHQRVALLVAADIDALCACKILQALFHCDQVQYTLVPVTGWQDLGTAFLEHKDQFQYFVLLNCGANVDLLEMLQPDDDTVFFICDTHRPVDVVNVYNDTQIKLLIKQDDDLGVPSYDDIFRDDEGEEDEDSGNESDEGSEPSGKRRRYDEGALERRIERQRQKREWEARRREILFDYEQYEYHGTSAAMMLFELAWVLTKDTKDMLWWAVIGLTDQWVHDKITNMKYVTDIATMQRHVSRHNHRNEDEENSLSIDCMRITFEYDLRLTLYQHWSLYESICNSYYTSCNFKLWTLNGQKRLQEFLADMGLPLRQVRQKFHSMDMSIKENLREVIEESSNKYGMKDIRVQTFGVHFGFKNRFLASDMVHATAALLESTERDESDGDNFIKALDSLSRSNLERLHLGIDLAKKKLMAIQQTVASCICTNLILSQGPFLYCYLLEGTPDVKLFSKPMALTLLSKYLLKAFVQSTRNKRCKLLPLIMAAPKDTEKGTIIVVGIPPESGTSDKKNFFGRAFEKAAESTSSRTLHDHFDVSIIELKTEDRAKFLDALITLLS, from the exons ATGTTCGTCTCGGATATCCGGAAGGAATTTTATGAAGTGGTCGTTCATCAG AGAGTTGCTCTCCTGGTGGCGGCGGACATCGACGCTTTATGCGCCTGCAAGATTCTCCAG GCCTTGTTCCACTGTGATCAAGTCCAGTACACACTGGTGCCCGTCACGGGCTGGCAGGACCTTGGCACTGCTTTCCTTGAACACAAAGATCAG TTTCAGTACTTTGTTCTCCTCAACTGTGGAGCGAATGTCGACCTCCTGGAGATGCTGCAGCCTGACGATGACACAGTCTTCTTCATCTGTGACACTCACCGGCCTGTAGATGTGGTCAATGTGTACAACGACACCCAG ATTAAACTGCTGATAAAACAGGATGATGACTTGGGTGTTCCCTCCTACGACGACATCTTCAGAGATGACGAGGGGGAAGAAGATGAGGACTCAGGAAATGAGAGTGATGAAGGATCGGAGCCGTCCGGCAAACGCAGGCGATACGACGAA GGGGCTCTGGAGAGGAGAATAGAGAGACAACGGCAGAAGAGGGAATGGGAAGCACGCAG GAGGGAAATCTTGTTTGACTATGAGCAGTATGAATACCATGGAACCTCT GCGGCGATGATGCTTTTTGAACTGGCTTGGGTGTTGACCAAAGACACAAAGGACATGTTGTG GTGGGCTGTGATTGGACTGACTGACCAGTGGGTTCACGACAAGATCACAAA caTGAAGTATGTGACCGACATTGCTACGATGCAGCGACACGTATCCAGACACAATCACCGAAATGAGGACGAGGAGAACTCCCTGTCCATCGATTGCATGAGGATCACCTTTGAATACGA TCTGCGTCTGACACTCTACCAGCACTGGTCTCTGTACGAGAGCATCTGCAACTCATATTACACTTCTTGCAACTTCAAGCTCTGGACTTTAAATGGTCAGAAGAGACTTCAAGAGTTCCTCGCTGACATGGG ATTACCTCTGAGGCAAGTCAGGCAGAAGTTCCACTCCATGGACATGTCCATCAAAGAGAACCTGCGGGAAGTAATCGAAGAGTCCTCAAATAAATATGG CATGAAAGACATCCGTGTGCAGACGTTTGGTGTGCACTTTGGCTTCAAGAACCGTTTCCTGGCCAGCGACATGGTACATGCCACTGCTGCTCTTCTGGAGAGCACTGAGAGAGACGAGAGCGATGGTGATAACTTCATCAAGGCTCTGGACTCGCTGTCCAG GAGCAACCTGGAGAGGCTTCACTTGGGAATCGACCTGGCCAAGAAGAAGCTGATGGCCATACAGCAGACGGTGGCCAGCTGCATTTGCACTAACCTCATTCTGTCCCAGGGGCCGTTTCTCTACTGCTACCTCTTGGAG GGGACGCCTGATGTGAAGCTTTTCTCTAAGCCCATGGCACTGACGCTTCTCTCAAAGTATCTCCTCAAAGCTTTTGTTCAGTCT ACCAGGAATAAACGCTGCAAACTGCTTCCCCTGATCATGGCGGCGCCCAAAGACACCGAGAAGGGGACGATAATCGTGGTAGGAATTCCACCAGAGTCTGGAACATCTGACAAGAAAAA CTTCTTTGGCCGAGCATTTGAGAAAGCTGCTGAAAGTACAAGCTCACGAACTCTCCACGACCATTTTGACGTTTCAA TTATTGAGCTGAAAACAGAAGACAGGGCCAAGTTCTTGGACGCTTTGATCACACTTCTGTCCTGA
- the cdc45 gene encoding cell division control protein 45 homolog isoform X1, with amino-acid sequence MFVSDIRKEFYEVVVHQRVALLVAADIDALCACKILQALFHCDQVQYTLVPVTGWQDLGTAFLEHKDQFQYFVLLNCGANVDLLEMLQPDDDTVFFICDTHRPVDVVNVYNDTQIKLLIKQDDDLGVPSYDDIFRDDEGEEDEDSGNESDEGSEPSGKRRRYDEGALERRIERQRQKREWEARRSIMLLYVNTWETQSNHFHPEYLSSRREILFDYEQYEYHGTSAAMMLFELAWVLTKDTKDMLWWAVIGLTDQWVHDKITNMKYVTDIATMQRHVSRHNHRNEDEENSLSIDCMRITFEYDLRLTLYQHWSLYESICNSYYTSCNFKLWTLNGQKRLQEFLADMGLPLRQVRQKFHSMDMSIKENLREVIEESSNKYGMKDIRVQTFGVHFGFKNRFLASDMVHATAALLESTERDESDGDNFIKALDSLSRSNLERLHLGIDLAKKKLMAIQQTVASCICTNLILSQGPFLYCYLLEGTPDVKLFSKPMALTLLSKYLLKAFVQSTRNKRCKLLPLIMAAPKDTEKGTIIVVGIPPESGTSDKKNFFGRAFEKAAESTSSRTLHDHFDVSIIELKTEDRAKFLDALITLLS; translated from the exons ATGTTCGTCTCGGATATCCGGAAGGAATTTTATGAAGTGGTCGTTCATCAG AGAGTTGCTCTCCTGGTGGCGGCGGACATCGACGCTTTATGCGCCTGCAAGATTCTCCAG GCCTTGTTCCACTGTGATCAAGTCCAGTACACACTGGTGCCCGTCACGGGCTGGCAGGACCTTGGCACTGCTTTCCTTGAACACAAAGATCAG TTTCAGTACTTTGTTCTCCTCAACTGTGGAGCGAATGTCGACCTCCTGGAGATGCTGCAGCCTGACGATGACACAGTCTTCTTCATCTGTGACACTCACCGGCCTGTAGATGTGGTCAATGTGTACAACGACACCCAG ATTAAACTGCTGATAAAACAGGATGATGACTTGGGTGTTCCCTCCTACGACGACATCTTCAGAGATGACGAGGGGGAAGAAGATGAGGACTCAGGAAATGAGAGTGATGAAGGATCGGAGCCGTCCGGCAAACGCAGGCGATACGACGAA GGGGCTCTGGAGAGGAGAATAGAGAGACAACGGCAGAAGAGGGAATGGGAAGCACGCAGGTCAATAATGCTGCTCTATGTGAACACTTGGGAAACACAAAGCAACCATTTTCATCCTGAATATTTATCTTCCAGGAGGGAAATCTTGTTTGACTATGAGCAGTATGAATACCATGGAACCTCT GCGGCGATGATGCTTTTTGAACTGGCTTGGGTGTTGACCAAAGACACAAAGGACATGTTGTG GTGGGCTGTGATTGGACTGACTGACCAGTGGGTTCACGACAAGATCACAAA caTGAAGTATGTGACCGACATTGCTACGATGCAGCGACACGTATCCAGACACAATCACCGAAATGAGGACGAGGAGAACTCCCTGTCCATCGATTGCATGAGGATCACCTTTGAATACGA TCTGCGTCTGACACTCTACCAGCACTGGTCTCTGTACGAGAGCATCTGCAACTCATATTACACTTCTTGCAACTTCAAGCTCTGGACTTTAAATGGTCAGAAGAGACTTCAAGAGTTCCTCGCTGACATGGG ATTACCTCTGAGGCAAGTCAGGCAGAAGTTCCACTCCATGGACATGTCCATCAAAGAGAACCTGCGGGAAGTAATCGAAGAGTCCTCAAATAAATATGG CATGAAAGACATCCGTGTGCAGACGTTTGGTGTGCACTTTGGCTTCAAGAACCGTTTCCTGGCCAGCGACATGGTACATGCCACTGCTGCTCTTCTGGAGAGCACTGAGAGAGACGAGAGCGATGGTGATAACTTCATCAAGGCTCTGGACTCGCTGTCCAG GAGCAACCTGGAGAGGCTTCACTTGGGAATCGACCTGGCCAAGAAGAAGCTGATGGCCATACAGCAGACGGTGGCCAGCTGCATTTGCACTAACCTCATTCTGTCCCAGGGGCCGTTTCTCTACTGCTACCTCTTGGAG GGGACGCCTGATGTGAAGCTTTTCTCTAAGCCCATGGCACTGACGCTTCTCTCAAAGTATCTCCTCAAAGCTTTTGTTCAGTCT ACCAGGAATAAACGCTGCAAACTGCTTCCCCTGATCATGGCGGCGCCCAAAGACACCGAGAAGGGGACGATAATCGTGGTAGGAATTCCACCAGAGTCTGGAACATCTGACAAGAAAAA CTTCTTTGGCCGAGCATTTGAGAAAGCTGCTGAAAGTACAAGCTCACGAACTCTCCACGACCATTTTGACGTTTCAA TTATTGAGCTGAAAACAGAAGACAGGGCCAAGTTCTTGGACGCTTTGATCACACTTCTGTCCTGA